In the Pyrolobus fumarii 1A genome, one interval contains:
- the rpiA gene encoding ribose 5-phosphate isomerase A, with translation MGSAGKRVAARTVAEMLLSEFRDARVVGVGTGSTVALVLEELARLDPSFFAGRVFLATSLDTLLRLKSLGASSVSLGVQTATPEVYFDGADEVVLGEGCPAIKGRGAALYLEKLLAHYSSFSIMVVDESKVSKRLGELGKPVPLDADPLALAGIENTLRRMGVRFSLREAGGKDGPVVSDTGGIVIDVDVKDVDDVVALGARLESLPGVRASGVFAGVFDRVVVGYDDGRSVVFDCRRGVTGAEGSAPRA, from the coding sequence GTGGGTAGCGCTGGTAAGCGTGTCGCAGCGCGCACCGTAGCCGAGATGCTTCTATCAGAGTTTCGTGATGCGCGTGTTGTTGGTGTCGGTACGGGCTCTACCGTAGCCCTCGTGCTAGAGGAGCTTGCAAGGCTCGACCCTAGCTTCTTCGCCGGGCGCGTGTTCCTCGCGACCAGTCTCGATACGCTGTTGCGGTTGAAGAGTCTCGGCGCCTCTAGTGTCTCGCTGGGCGTACAGACCGCAACACCCGAGGTTTACTTCGACGGTGCTGATGAGGTGGTGCTTGGAGAGGGGTGCCCCGCTATAAAGGGGAGGGGTGCAGCGCTATACCTCGAGAAGCTCCTGGCCCACTATAGCAGCTTCTCGATAATGGTTGTCGACGAGTCTAAGGTTTCGAAGCGTCTCGGCGAGCTGGGTAAACCAGTGCCACTAGACGCGGATCCACTGGCACTCGCAGGCATCGAGAACACATTGAGACGCATGGGTGTTAGGTTCTCGCTGCGCGAGGCGGGAGGCAAAGACGGCCCGGTGGTTAGCGACACGGGGGGCATCGTGATAGACGTTGACGTCAAGGACGTTGATGACGTTGTGGCTCTCGGTGCTAGGCTTGAGAGCCTGCCGGGTGTCAGGGCGTCCGGCGTCTTCGCCGGGGTATTCGACAGGGTGGTTGTGGGTTACGATGATGGTAGGAGTGTCGTGTTCGACTGCCGCCGGGGTGTTACGGGGGCAGAGGGTTCGGCGCCTCGCGCTTAG
- a CDS encoding SWIM zinc finger family protein: MKRPPSEAVAAAREGRVYLLDDHLDLWLVRGKHGDYVVVRGLYCSCPWFQARVLPGLSDRLCYHIVAVELVARGIEGRAKRLRGLNLDVENVVLEAVLDGFSRSLRLAESRAAVGSSRDQQASLQSRIASRWSLQQSYPQA; encoded by the coding sequence TTGAAGAGGCCGCCCAGCGAGGCGGTGGCGGCCGCCAGGGAGGGGAGAGTATACCTCCTCGATGATCATCTAGACCTATGGCTGGTTAGGGGCAAGCACGGGGATTATGTTGTTGTGCGCGGGTTGTACTGTAGCTGCCCGTGGTTCCAGGCGAGGGTGCTACCGGGACTATCAGACCGCCTATGCTACCACATCGTCGCGGTTGAGCTGGTCGCCCGGGGCATAGAGGGGCGGGCAAAGAGGCTGAGAGGACTGAACCTGGATGTTGAAAATGTTGTCCTCGAGGCGGTGTTGGACGGGTTCTCGAGGAGCCTCCGGCTAGCCGAGTCTAGGGCTGCTGTAGGCTCTTCGCGAGATCAACAAGCTTCGTTGCAATCTCGTATAGCTTCGCGGTGGTCTCTGCAACAGTCTTACCCTCAAGCTTGA
- a CDS encoding pyridoxal phosphate-dependent aminotransferase, with the protein MARVSRRFLEDSSSGATTMAFAQLASEAKRKPVIDLTLGQPDVTPPQTLVELLATEARGVGASRYPPPQGLAEYREAVASYMRDFYGVDAEPERVVALAGAKPGIAAAIYSVCDHGDAMLVLTPHFYAYVNAARMLGVKPVMARLRWDGGRLFIDEDEVKKAFEEHKPCLVIVNTPHNPTGLHLDRETLKLIGDLASEHNTLVLSDEVYSWLVFRGEHVPLLRLLGEERVIHLESFSKTLAIPGWRVGFLYAPREVVKATVFFNSNVYTGIPRFIQLAVAKYITAYREDMVEYVERVRKLYGRRARVFTEALSQLEDLIDVYEPAAGFFLFPRVERLIEKLGVGSAERLVELMAREVGVLAVPGTVFGEEWRGYIRVSLTAPESRLREAAARIGELATRGA; encoded by the coding sequence GTGGCGAGGGTATCGAGGAGGTTCCTTGAGGACAGCTCTAGCGGCGCCACCACAATGGCATTTGCGCAGTTGGCTTCCGAGGCTAAACGGAAACCGGTGATAGACCTCACCCTAGGTCAGCCCGATGTAACCCCTCCACAGACTCTCGTGGAGCTTCTGGCGACCGAGGCTAGGGGTGTAGGAGCCTCCCGCTACCCGCCGCCACAAGGTCTAGCCGAGTATCGCGAGGCCGTAGCATCCTACATGCGCGACTTTTACGGTGTCGATGCTGAGCCAGAGCGTGTCGTTGCGCTTGCAGGTGCTAAGCCGGGCATAGCCGCCGCCATATACTCCGTCTGTGACCACGGCGATGCCATGCTTGTGCTGACTCCACACTTCTACGCGTACGTGAACGCGGCGCGCATGCTAGGAGTGAAGCCCGTTATGGCTAGGCTAAGGTGGGACGGCGGGAGGCTTTTCATCGACGAGGATGAGGTGAAGAAGGCGTTTGAGGAGCACAAGCCGTGCCTCGTTATCGTGAACACACCGCATAACCCCACGGGCCTCCACCTTGATAGGGAGACGCTCAAGCTGATAGGGGATCTTGCCTCGGAGCATAACACACTCGTGCTCAGCGATGAGGTGTACTCGTGGCTCGTGTTCCGCGGTGAACACGTCCCGCTCCTACGCCTCCTCGGCGAAGAGAGAGTCATACACCTCGAGTCGTTCTCGAAGACCCTTGCTATCCCTGGCTGGCGCGTCGGCTTCCTCTACGCGCCACGCGAGGTTGTAAAGGCGACCGTCTTCTTCAATTCGAACGTCTACACTGGCATCCCCAGGTTCATCCAGCTAGCCGTAGCCAAGTACATCACAGCGTACCGCGAAGATATGGTCGAGTATGTGGAGAGAGTGCGTAAGCTCTACGGGCGGAGGGCGCGCGTCTTCACCGAGGCCCTCTCACAGCTAGAGGATCTCATCGACGTCTATGAGCCCGCTGCTGGCTTCTTCCTATTCCCGAGGGTAGAGCGCCTCATAGAGAAGCTCGGCGTGGGGAGCGCAGAGAGGCTCGTAGAGCTGATGGCCAGAGAGGTTGGTGTGCTGGCCGTCCCGGGCACCGTGTTCGGAGAGGAGTGGAGAGGCTACATCCGTGTTAGCCTCACCGCGCCGGAGTCAAGGCTTAGGGAGGCGGCTGCGAGGATAGGAGAGCTGGCAACGCGGGGGGCGTGA
- the aroC gene encoding chorismate synthase translates to MSAGSSFGLLFRVTTFGESHGSALGVVVDGVPAGMPLSERDVYKELLLRRPGHRWATARREPDKPEILSGVFEGRTTGHPIAIVVWNRDVDSRPYEEVRCKPRPGHADLAYVLKYGWENWDYRGGGRASGRETVGRVAAGAVAKKLLLAAGLTVYGRLAEIGGLELVDPRAEPSVEEFLAARHSPVRVHDRRLEQEVMRVIEEARAEGDSLGGVVEVVAFGVPPGLGDPVFDKLKADLAKALMSIPGAVGFEVGLGFRLARMKGSEARDPIRLVNGQPRPVGPAHGGMLGGLSVGTPIRLRIAFKPTSSIPRPIETWNLCENRPDTISVKGRHDPALVVRAVAVAEAMVAITLADHMLRNAMIPPNRLGEEHVERINADWERLYPWPAWAGEE, encoded by the coding sequence TTGTCAGCTGGTAGTAGCTTTGGGCTTCTCTTTCGCGTGACGACCTTCGGCGAGAGCCACGGCAGTGCGCTTGGCGTGGTTGTCGATGGTGTGCCGGCTGGGATGCCTCTCTCTGAGCGCGACGTGTACAAGGAGCTTCTCTTGCGTAGGCCTGGGCACCGGTGGGCGACGGCGAGGAGGGAGCCCGACAAGCCAGAGATACTCTCGGGTGTGTTCGAGGGGCGGACCACCGGGCACCCCATAGCGATTGTGGTGTGGAATCGGGATGTGGACTCGAGGCCCTACGAGGAGGTGCGTTGCAAGCCGCGCCCTGGTCACGCGGACCTGGCCTACGTCCTGAAGTACGGGTGGGAGAACTGGGACTACCGGGGCGGCGGGAGGGCGTCTGGCAGGGAGACTGTAGGGAGGGTTGCGGCTGGAGCCGTGGCCAAGAAGCTGCTCCTCGCGGCCGGCTTGACTGTCTACGGGAGGCTTGCCGAGATCGGCGGCTTAGAGCTCGTGGATCCACGTGCGGAGCCTAGTGTTGAGGAGTTTCTGGCTGCCAGGCATAGCCCGGTGAGGGTCCACGATAGGCGTCTAGAGCAGGAGGTGATGAGGGTGATCGAGGAGGCTAGGGCGGAGGGCGACAGCCTAGGCGGCGTAGTGGAGGTGGTGGCGTTCGGGGTGCCTCCAGGCCTAGGCGACCCGGTCTTCGATAAACTCAAGGCGGACCTCGCGAAGGCGTTGATGAGTATACCGGGTGCAGTGGGCTTCGAGGTTGGCCTCGGTTTTCGCCTCGCGAGGATGAAGGGTAGCGAGGCGAGAGACCCGATAAGACTCGTCAACGGCCAGCCTAGGCCGGTTGGCCCCGCTCACGGGGGTATGCTTGGCGGGCTGAGCGTTGGCACCCCGATACGCCTGCGCATAGCCTTCAAGCCGACCAGCAGCATACCAAGGCCCATCGAAACGTGGAACCTGTGCGAGAACAGGCCGGACACGATAAGCGTGAAGGGCCGCCACGACCCCGCTCTAGTGGTGCGCGCCGTGGCGGTGGCCGAGGCTATGGTGGCAATCACGCTCGCCGACCACATGCTACGCAACGCTATGATACCGCCTAATAGACTCGGGGAGGAGCACGTAGAGAGGATAAACGCTGATTGGGAGCGGCTCTACCCGTGGCCAGCCTGGGCCGGTGAAGAGTAA
- a CDS encoding PaREP1 family protein — protein MSVTISIPRRLYEEARKKGLDIESRIVELLARELGLDPEVEASLHLELAEKYLLEAKKLIEEGDAVQASEKLYKVAEECIKSMAEALGLEESREAQRRGRWTLGLLDNAAGRLAEIVDRRVYDDWDHAYFLHVEGFHEAGLGIEQVKKRAKYVEELLEIAKRVVGGKR, from the coding sequence TTGAGCGTCACTATAAGCATCCCGAGGCGCCTCTACGAGGAGGCGCGCAAGAAGGGCCTTGATATAGAGTCGAGGATTGTCGAGCTTCTGGCTAGGGAGCTGGGCCTAGACCCCGAGGTGGAGGCGAGCCTGCACCTGGAGCTCGCAGAGAAGTACCTACTAGAGGCTAAGAAGCTCATAGAGGAGGGCGACGCTGTGCAGGCTAGTGAGAAGCTCTACAAAGTTGCCGAGGAATGCATCAAGTCCATGGCCGAGGCTCTCGGGTTAGAGGAGAGTAGGGAAGCGCAGAGAAGGGGCAGATGGACCCTAGGCTTGTTGGATAACGCCGCAGGGAGGCTCGCAGAGATTGTGGATAGGCGCGTCTACGATGACTGGGATCACGCCTATTTCTTGCACGTCGAGGGTTTCCATGAAGCCGGGCTTGGCATCGAGCAGGTAAAGAAGAGGGCGAAGTACGTCGAGGAGCTCCTTGAGATAGCTAAGAGGGTTGTTGGGGGGAAACGGTGA
- a CDS encoding type II toxin-antitoxin system VapC family toxin: protein MLVDSSVIIAALNKSDSLHRRAVRLLSDILRGAYGIPHVTDYIIDEVLTYMAMRGGREAALKAGALFFEKKAFRIIPVTIDMFNEAWSLFARHTPRISFTDATSIVAAKVYNLSYIATFDEELASLYPALR, encoded by the coding sequence GTGCTAGTGGACAGCAGTGTAATCATAGCGGCTTTGAACAAGAGTGACTCTCTACACCGGCGTGCGGTGCGCCTACTCTCGGATATACTACGTGGCGCCTACGGGATCCCCCACGTGACCGACTATATAATCGACGAGGTGCTCACGTATATGGCTATGAGGGGTGGGAGAGAGGCTGCGTTGAAGGCTGGCGCCCTCTTCTTCGAGAAGAAGGCTTTCCGCATTATCCCCGTTACCATCGATATGTTCAACGAGGCTTGGAGCCTCTTCGCGAGGCACACGCCGCGCATAAGCTTCACCGACGCCACTAGCATAGTCGCCGCTAAGGTGTACAACCTTAGCTATATAGCGACGTTCGACGAGGAGCTTGCAAGCCTCTACCCCGCGCTGAGGTGA
- a CDS encoding AbrB/MazE/SpoVT family DNA-binding domain-containing protein, with translation MTRNYQVTIPAVVRSKAGIREGDLVEVWFDEEEGVIKIAPVRRKRLTIMLGRRVTVEEIEEGYTTCIGCPRVCPGYGQEGYTLP, from the coding sequence GTGACCAGGAACTACCAGGTTACTATACCGGCGGTTGTGAGGTCGAAAGCTGGCATCCGTGAGGGTGACCTCGTAGAGGTGTGGTTCGATGAGGAGGAAGGCGTGATCAAGATTGCTCCTGTGAGACGCAAGAGGTTGACAATCATGCTTGGGAGGAGGGTAACTGTTGAGGAGATCGAGGAGGGTTATACCACCTGCATTGGTTGTCCACGAGTATGTCCTGGTTATGGTCAGGAAGGCTATACCTTACCTTAG
- the dcd gene encoding dCTP deaminase: protein MILSDRDILHLVELKRLVIEPFEPSIVRENGVDLRLGNIFCRMRRTLTRILDTKNPPSDIDEWYRCEEVDPDHGFVIYPHEHVLAHTLEWIELPDDVVGLVNVRSTFARFGLYIPPTVVDAGFKGQLVIELIGSEFPVRVYPGQRFLHLVFVKTTSPVAKPYHGKYQGQKGVTLPRPDPA, encoded by the coding sequence GTGATACTATCCGACCGTGATATCCTACACCTAGTGGAGCTCAAGAGGCTGGTCATCGAGCCCTTCGAGCCCAGCATCGTAAGGGAGAATGGCGTTGACCTCCGCCTGGGCAACATCTTCTGCAGGATGAGGCGCACGCTCACCAGGATACTAGACACGAAGAACCCGCCGTCCGACATAGACGAGTGGTACAGGTGCGAGGAGGTTGACCCAGACCACGGCTTCGTCATCTACCCGCACGAGCACGTCCTGGCGCATACGCTGGAGTGGATAGAGCTGCCGGATGACGTCGTGGGGCTAGTCAACGTTAGGAGCACCTTCGCCAGGTTCGGGCTCTATATTCCACCCACAGTCGTCGACGCAGGGTTCAAGGGCCAGCTTGTCATCGAGCTGATTGGCAGCGAGTTCCCGGTGAGAGTATACCCCGGCCAACGCTTCCTACACCTAGTATTCGTGAAGACAACGTCGCCAGTAGCCAAGCCGTACCACGGCAAGTACCAGGGACAGAAGGGCGTCACGCTGCCCAGACCCGACCCAGCCTAA
- a CDS encoding phosphoribosylanthranilate isomerase gives MAKVKVCGITRVEDVEMLDGLVDYLGFITGLRVSPRVLDPKMAADLASTVSRSTPVLVAYGLEPDEVVELAGKLGVFRVVQYHWFGKPRELASLARMLGDIGVRLAPVLFHGVGGWAPLHPLFYSRVSEAAEYTLIDAPKSSPARYDGGLRIPVEAVEEAARLVKRLGVAGGVNSDNVCLVARHAWLIDVSSGVEEKPGVKSKAAVEKLLEKLKECTG, from the coding sequence ATGGCAAAGGTGAAGGTATGTGGTATAACGCGCGTAGAGGATGTGGAGATGCTTGATGGCCTGGTTGACTATCTGGGTTTCATCACGGGCCTGCGTGTATCGCCGCGAGTGCTTGACCCGAAGATGGCTGCTGACTTGGCCTCCACGGTCTCCAGGTCAACACCGGTGCTGGTAGCCTACGGTCTCGAGCCGGATGAGGTCGTCGAGCTTGCTGGCAAGCTTGGAGTGTTCCGTGTCGTCCAGTACCACTGGTTCGGGAAGCCTAGAGAGCTAGCAAGCCTAGCCCGGATGCTCGGCGACATCGGAGTGAGGCTAGCGCCAGTCCTATTCCATGGTGTTGGCGGCTGGGCGCCGCTACACCCGTTGTTCTACAGCAGGGTGTCGGAGGCAGCAGAATACACACTGATAGACGCGCCGAAGTCCAGCCCAGCGAGGTATGATGGCGGCCTCCGCATCCCGGTCGAGGCTGTCGAGGAGGCGGCGAGGCTCGTGAAGAGGCTCGGGGTCGCGGGTGGGGTAAACTCCGACAACGTATGTCTGGTTGCGAGGCACGCGTGGCTAATCGACGTTAGTAGCGGTGTCGAGGAGAAGCCGGGCGTGAAGAGCAAGGCTGCGGTTGAGAAGCTGCTCGAGAAGCTGAAGGAGTGTACAGGGTAA
- a CDS encoding 30S ribosomal protein S6e translates to MPEFRVVIGDPHAKADDPVVKVKVKGVEDIQWTQEEKEREKLPICKVNPNLLKKIKANELGIITLRFRQEDKKINITCRAQLDNNLPEDQVLISLELLGEKVGAEEAEAEAFRAKAWQIHLKGAAAERLIGLKIGDKFDGSIVGLPGVELEIRGGSDNSGFPMHPGIPGGVKKKVLLSGPPGFHPREKGERRRKTVRGNTIVEDIVQINTRIVYPPHFKPLIE, encoded by the coding sequence GTGCCCGAGTTCCGAGTGGTGATTGGAGACCCACACGCGAAGGCGGACGACCCAGTGGTGAAGGTGAAGGTCAAGGGAGTCGAGGATATCCAGTGGACGCAGGAGGAGAAGGAGAGGGAGAAGCTACCAATCTGCAAGGTCAACCCGAACCTCTTGAAGAAGATAAAGGCGAATGAGCTAGGCATAATCACGCTCCGCTTCCGCCAAGAGGACAAGAAGATCAACATAACGTGCCGTGCACAGCTCGACAATAACTTACCCGAGGATCAGGTGCTGATAAGCCTCGAGCTTCTCGGCGAGAAGGTTGGCGCTGAGGAGGCCGAGGCGGAGGCTTTCCGCGCGAAAGCCTGGCAGATACACCTGAAGGGTGCAGCCGCAGAGAGGCTAATCGGCCTAAAGATAGGCGACAAGTTCGACGGTAGCATTGTCGGCCTGCCTGGCGTCGAGCTAGAGATACGCGGTGGGAGCGACAACAGTGGGTTCCCAATGCACCCGGGTATACCTGGCGGCGTGAAGAAGAAGGTGCTGCTAAGCGGCCCGCCAGGGTTCCACCCGCGCGAGAAGGGCGAGCGCCGCAGGAAGACCGTGAGAGGCAACACCATAGTAGAGGACATTGTACAGATAAACACGAGGATAGTCTATCCACCACACTTCAAGCCGCTCATTGAGTAA
- a CDS encoding MBL fold metallo-hydrolase: MDARMVLEELGVTLVWGDSLGAKSFAVFVETGCGGILVDPGAAAMHPSYPLTRDEKKRLRREALRTVARFVERATMVVVTHYHYDHYVRPWDADYPGPNPYRDRLVIAKDPSLFINESQRARAEELYSKLLESTEARLEDILEEPTGDVDVPDFEELMPLAVRATSKGRLEAGRRWLSSLAAKWREWRRFPERIEAGHYRIVFADSGSWEHCGVRVELLGPHFHGDIYERTGWVVPVLIEVRGHRVLYTSDLMGPLAEDYAEEVLRLKPHVLIADGPATYLPPYMFSRRDLERAKANMLRIVREAAPQLIIWDHHLPREPRWRERVSKVLSEAQRQDVPILTVAEVYGRRPLVEEVSR, translated from the coding sequence GTGGATGCACGCATGGTTCTCGAGGAGCTTGGTGTTACTCTCGTTTGGGGTGATAGCCTCGGCGCTAAGAGCTTCGCGGTGTTCGTGGAGACGGGTTGTGGCGGCATCCTGGTGGATCCTGGCGCTGCGGCTATGCACCCATCCTACCCTCTAACGAGGGACGAGAAGAAGAGGTTGCGTCGGGAGGCTCTCCGCACAGTAGCCCGGTTTGTGGAGAGAGCCACGATGGTAGTCGTTACGCACTACCATTACGATCACTACGTTAGGCCTTGGGATGCGGACTACCCGGGCCCCAACCCGTACCGTGATAGGCTCGTGATAGCCAAGGACCCGAGCCTCTTCATCAATGAGAGTCAGAGGGCTAGGGCAGAAGAGCTATACTCGAAGCTCTTGGAGAGTACCGAGGCCCGACTAGAGGATATCCTGGAGGAGCCCACTGGCGACGTCGACGTACCGGATTTCGAGGAGTTGATGCCTCTTGCGGTACGCGCAACAAGCAAGGGTAGGCTGGAGGCGGGTAGAAGGTGGCTATCGAGCCTAGCCGCGAAGTGGAGGGAGTGGAGGAGGTTCCCGGAGCGTATCGAGGCAGGGCACTACCGCATAGTCTTCGCGGACAGCGGGTCCTGGGAGCACTGTGGGGTCCGCGTTGAGCTACTCGGGCCACACTTCCACGGGGACATATACGAGAGGACGGGTTGGGTCGTACCGGTTCTAATCGAGGTGCGTGGCCACAGGGTGCTCTACACGAGCGACCTTATGGGACCGCTCGCCGAGGACTATGCGGAAGAGGTTCTGCGCCTGAAACCACACGTGTTGATAGCGGACGGGCCTGCGACCTACCTCCCACCCTACATGTTCTCGCGTCGCGACCTCGAAAGGGCGAAAGCCAACATGTTGAGGATCGTGAGAGAGGCTGCGCCCCAGCTGATAATCTGGGATCACCACCTACCGCGCGAGCCAAGATGGCGCGAGAGGGTCTCGAAGGTGCTGAGCGAGGCCCAGAGGCAGGACGTACCCATCCTAACGGTAGCCGAGGTTTATGGGAGGAGACCACTGGTTGAGGAAGTGTCGCGATAG
- a CDS encoding VIT1/CCC1 transporter family protein: protein MSGETPRDLEKLFEEFCINELMDHMIYKALARIEPDPKRKKLLERLAEQEYQHYLFWRSLLGRDCKAPRPRVSLVAVAYRLLGPAFTLRLLERGEGSAVERYRSVAERLPDELRPKLEAIVRDEEEHERLLLQEFEDVRVKYLGYVALGLADAIIEITGVHAGFLGVTASTIMAGIAGLVVGFSAAISMASAAYLQAKHGEEESPTVSAAITGLSYILSVILLALPYFLIHDMLIGFLASVAIGLALTGSLAYYSAVVQEKPFTREFAENAGLLLGTAIASYIFGQALREVFGVSALIE, encoded by the coding sequence GTGTCTGGGGAGACGCCCAGGGACCTAGAGAAGCTGTTCGAGGAGTTTTGTATCAACGAGCTAATGGACCACATGATATACAAGGCTCTTGCGCGTATAGAGCCTGACCCGAAGAGGAAGAAGCTCCTGGAGCGTCTTGCGGAGCAGGAGTACCAGCATTACCTCTTCTGGCGTAGCCTGCTAGGCCGTGACTGCAAGGCGCCCCGGCCTAGGGTCTCGCTGGTAGCGGTAGCCTACCGTCTACTCGGGCCCGCCTTTACGCTCCGTCTCCTAGAGAGGGGTGAGGGCTCGGCGGTCGAGAGGTATAGGAGCGTGGCCGAGAGGCTGCCCGACGAGCTTAGACCAAAACTAGAGGCTATAGTCAGGGATGAGGAGGAGCACGAGAGGCTACTGCTGCAAGAGTTTGAGGATGTGAGGGTCAAGTACCTGGGGTATGTGGCCCTCGGCCTCGCCGATGCAATCATCGAGATAACTGGTGTGCACGCGGGGTTCCTCGGGGTGACAGCCAGTACAATCATGGCTGGTATAGCGGGGCTTGTCGTGGGCTTCTCGGCAGCCATATCCATGGCGAGTGCGGCATACCTCCAGGCTAAGCACGGCGAGGAGGAGAGCCCGACAGTTAGTGCAGCCATAACCGGCCTGAGCTACATACTCTCGGTCATTCTACTAGCACTGCCATACTTCCTCATACACGATATGCTAATCGGTTTCCTGGCGAGCGTCGCCATAGGACTTGCTCTCACCGGCAGCCTCGCGTACTACAGCGCAGTCGTGCAGGAGAAGCCCTTCACACGAGAATTCGCGGAGAACGCGGGACTCCTACTAGGAACAGCAATAGCGAGCTACATCTTCGGGCAGGCGCTCAGGGAGGTGTTCGGAGTATCGGCTCTGATAGAGTAG
- a CDS encoding AbrB/MazE/SpoVT family DNA-binding domain-containing protein: MRHGDVIVVDERGRVTLPAWLRKRLGLRPGSKLEVRIEEGRVVLVPVRRIRARDLLGIAGPEDVDIEEVESALGDTS, translated from the coding sequence ATGAGACACGGGGATGTAATCGTGGTTGATGAGCGGGGGCGTGTCACGCTCCCCGCTTGGCTGCGCAAGAGGCTCGGGTTGAGGCCCGGCTCCAAGCTCGAGGTTAGGATCGAAGAGGGACGTGTGGTGCTAGTCCCTGTGCGGAGGATTAGGGCACGAGACTTGCTGGGCATAGCTGGACCTGAAGACGTGGATATAGAGGAGGTTGAGAGTGCTCTCGGTGATACTAGTTGA
- a CDS encoding type II toxin-antitoxin system VapC family toxin, with amino-acid sequence MPRRFIDSNVFVYVLSGDSRFAQRALAILEDAEDGVYEAYTSTLVVSQVLAHLERRGRREAMEKFLEYLGDSPITVVETRLDDFTYALRLARENNLSFQKLWDDLVIASQMVRLGIREIYSNDTDFDRIPGITRLF; translated from the coding sequence GTGCCGAGACGCTTCATAGACTCTAACGTGTTCGTCTATGTGCTTTCGGGTGACTCTAGGTTCGCCCAAAGGGCGCTAGCGATTCTCGAGGACGCGGAGGACGGCGTCTACGAGGCCTACACGTCCACTCTGGTCGTCTCGCAGGTGCTCGCTCACCTCGAGAGGAGGGGGAGAAGAGAAGCCATGGAGAAGTTCCTTGAGTATCTCGGCGACTCTCCGATAACCGTTGTAGAGACGAGGCTCGACGACTTTACCTATGCGTTGCGACTAGCACGCGAGAACAACCTGTCCTTCCAGAAGCTCTGGGACGACCTGGTGATAGCCTCGCAGATGGTGAGACTCGGCATAAGAGAGATCTACTCGAACGATACCGACTTCGACCGCATCCCCGGCATCACGAGACTATTCTAG